In Methanolobus chelungpuianus, the following proteins share a genomic window:
- a CDS encoding glycosidase, which translates to MGSLEGCVSAESKTASYSINEPVGNYGLFKRYKDNPILTAGDWPYPANSVFNPAAVIVDGETLLLVRVEDHRGFSHLTVARSKNGYDNWEIDPHPTFTADPENYPEEEYGIEDARITYVEDEKQWYIAYTSFSSSGPLPSMARTRDFKTFERIGSVLPPENKDAALFPVRFEGRWALIHRPVAGGMAKANMWISFSTDMKQWGEHQVLLHARDGGWWDANKIGLSPQPLRTDKGWLVMYHGVRHTEAKISYKLGLALLDLEDPTVVLKRADEWLFGPRENYERVGDVNEVVFPCGWVLEGDEVRMYYGGADTCVAVATASLEEILDYMEKW; encoded by the coding sequence ATGGGATCATTGGAAGGATGTGTATCTGCAGAGAGCAAAACAGCAAGCTATAGTATCAATGAGCCTGTGGGAAATTACGGGCTCTTTAAAAGGTACAAGGACAATCCCATACTTACCGCAGGGGACTGGCCCTACCCGGCCAACTCCGTGTTCAACCCCGCAGCAGTAATTGTTGACGGGGAAACCCTGCTGTTGGTCAGGGTGGAGGATCACAGGGGTTTCTCTCATCTTACTGTTGCACGCAGCAAGAACGGCTATGATAACTGGGAAATAGATCCGCACCCCACTTTCACGGCTGATCCGGAGAACTATCCTGAAGAAGAGTATGGCATCGAGGATGCGCGTATTACTTATGTTGAAGATGAGAAGCAGTGGTATATAGCCTATACATCTTTCTCATCTTCAGGCCCCCTGCCTTCAATGGCAAGGACCAGGGATTTTAAGACATTCGAGCGCATTGGCTCAGTGCTCCCCCCGGAGAACAAGGACGCAGCCCTATTCCCTGTCAGGTTCGAAGGCAGATGGGCCCTTATCCACAGGCCTGTGGCAGGTGGCATGGCCAAGGCCAACATGTGGATTTCATTCTCCACGGATATGAAACAGTGGGGAGAACACCAGGTCCTGCTTCATGCCCGTGACGGAGGATGGTGGGACGCGAACAAGATAGGCCTGTCCCCTCAGCCTTTAAGGACTGATAAGGGTTGGCTTGTCATGTATCATGGAGTAAGGCACACTGAAGCTAAAATAAGTTACAAACTGGGACTTGCACTACTTGATCTGGAGGATCCTACAGTAGTGTTAAAAAGAGCCGATGAGTGGCTATTCGGTCCCCGTGAGAACTATGAAAGAGTAGGTGACGTGAACGAGGTAGTCTTTCCCTGCGGCTGGGTGCTCGAAGGTGATGAGGTCAGGATGTACTACGGAGGTGCGGACACCTGCGTGGCAGTGGCAACAGCAAGCCTGGAAGAGATCCTTGATTACATGGAGAAATGGTAA
- a CDS encoding oligosaccharide flippase family protein, translating into MSLNESVNRIVIGSGVIFAGTISGLLLNILIKGVLTRNLSQTDFGTYSLALTVISLTGAIATLGLHEGVPRYIAYFRGKKEDHKIQEIVVSGLLMGLVAGVVAMFLSPIVFERAAAGMFDTQENIASIIRIMIFAIPLTIFLNIAIAIYRGFDRTNVNMYFYDVIRPVSLWAFVSIAVLAGVSLHTFVLADLLSMVFTFGLMVVYFIKHPPFKPELKIRFSEPTKQLVKYSFPLLISATLLNLMTWTDTIMLGYFKSSQVVGIYSAVYPLVSFLTIIITSMGFVYIPVASRIWGEGRRDILESLYQIVTKWCFVLSFPIFVLMFVYPEAILTRLYGPDYAMGATVLRILALGFITNAYFGFNYHTIMAVGDSGFLMKCSTASAVINVVLNFMLIPQHGMIGAAAASAVSFASIELLMTMRAWRTHRMHPFTMAYRKFTVICVSLVAVMMVLKFVLPAASMLLVYGMFAMVYLAVCQYSGVIDDDDRTIARQVRTNVWRTIGVFVPGTLRNV; encoded by the coding sequence ATGTCCCTTAACGAATCCGTAAACAGAATAGTGATAGGTTCAGGAGTAATATTCGCAGGTACTATCAGCGGACTCCTCCTGAATATCCTCATCAAGGGAGTGCTCACAAGGAACCTGTCCCAGACAGACTTCGGCACTTATTCACTCGCACTGACAGTTATATCCCTTACAGGCGCTATAGCCACGCTGGGCCTGCATGAGGGTGTACCTAGATATATCGCATACTTCAGAGGAAAGAAAGAAGACCACAAGATACAGGAAATCGTAGTATCAGGCCTGCTCATGGGACTGGTGGCTGGCGTAGTGGCAATGTTCCTGTCGCCTATAGTATTCGAAAGAGCGGCAGCGGGAATGTTCGATACCCAGGAGAACATAGCTTCAATAATCAGGATAATGATCTTCGCGATCCCGCTGACGATATTTCTCAACATAGCCATAGCCATCTACAGAGGATTCGACCGCACGAACGTCAATATGTACTTCTATGACGTGATAAGACCCGTATCCCTGTGGGCCTTTGTTTCCATAGCAGTGCTTGCGGGCGTATCCCTGCATACCTTCGTGCTTGCGGACCTACTCTCAATGGTTTTCACATTCGGCCTGATGGTGGTATATTTCATAAAGCACCCGCCTTTCAAGCCTGAGCTCAAGATCCGCTTCAGCGAGCCTACAAAGCAGCTTGTCAAGTACTCGTTCCCGCTGCTCATAAGCGCAACCCTGCTAAATCTTATGACATGGACCGATACCATAATGCTAGGCTACTTCAAGTCATCACAGGTAGTAGGCATATACAGCGCAGTCTATCCGCTGGTCAGCTTCCTTACTATCATAATAACATCCATGGGCTTTGTGTACATCCCGGTAGCTTCCAGGATATGGGGCGAGGGCCGCAGGGACATCCTTGAGTCCCTCTACCAGATAGTCACGAAATGGTGCTTTGTCCTCTCATTCCCCATATTCGTGCTTATGTTCGTGTACCCGGAAGCCATACTCACCAGGCTGTACGGTCCGGACTACGCAATGGGAGCCACGGTGCTGAGGATACTTGCCCTGGGTTTCATAACAAACGCCTATTTCGGGTTCAACTACCACACAATAATGGCAGTTGGCGACTCCGGCTTCCTGATGAAATGCTCAACTGCAAGTGCTGTGATAAATGTAGTCCTGAACTTCATGCTCATACCGCAGCATGGCATGATAGGAGCAGCCGCGGCATCGGCAGTGTCCTTTGCAAGCATCGAGCTTCTCATGACCATGAGGGCATGGAGAACCCACAGGATGCATCCGTTCACTATGGCCTACAGGAAATTCACGGTCATCTGCGTATCTCTCGTAGCTGTGATGATGGTGCTTAAGTTCGTGCTCCCTGCAGCCAGTATGCTTCTGGTTTATGGCATGTTCGCAATGGTGTACCTTGCTGTCTGCCAGTATTCAGGCGTGATTGACGACGATGACAGGACAATAGCCAGGCAGGTGCGCACAAATGTCTGGCGCACTATTGGTGTCTTTGTACCCGGTACACTCAGGAATGTATGA
- a CDS encoding glycosyltransferase family 4 protein: MKRKLKVLFVGTYVPRKCGIATFTSDLLNSISQENGLVECKVIAINDIGEKYEYPEDVVFEIRRNEIEDYYRAADYVNNSDADVICLQHEFGLYWGDAGDYIFTLLSNISKPVITTLHTVIKDPEPSYRSVTQKLIEHSDKMIVMSKTARKLLREVYNAPEEKIELIYHGIPDCPFTGSEEHKKALGLHGSPLILTFGLLNQNKGIETVIDALPAVVGRSPDLKYLVLGATHPEVKRNFGEAYREYLMNKVSELGLENNVIFHDKFVQKRELYEYILASDIYVSPYLPKEQVVSGALSYAIGMGKAIVSTPYWYAQEMLIDGRGMLVDFKDSEGLSTSLMHLISNPEDCDQMRRKAYDFGRQMIWNNVGKEYVSVFMQALEEYTEPARAIEADFFLQPEQLPKTNLEYMVSMTDDTGIFQHTLLGVPSRRHGYSTDDVGRGLVALTRVLSSGQQQMSEIKRLATIYLSYLEYAQTESGHFHNFMSYDRKFLDDKGSDDTFGRALYGLGHACACPQLPQNLRSHAMEIIRRSRPSMDEIHAPRGKAYTMCGLYEMLSKDIGKAEFFAMFVSYADSLVNLYKTNRYEDWDWFEPEVTYGNSKICEALMLAYDLTGKQVYRDVGIKTLDFLTDVQWNGKFFDLVGYKGWYRRNGEKALFGQQPIDAAYLTEAYITAYEMTLDEKYLRLANRAFEYFFGRNRLKLLMYDHSSGAVCDGLDPTGMNENKGAESVVCFIMALELLGRYSGDPASMHRETGRGLMGVYEKKEFSSKSLS, translated from the coding sequence TTGAAACGAAAATTAAAAGTACTATTTGTCGGAACTTATGTTCCGCGGAAATGCGGGATCGCTACATTCACTTCTGATCTGCTTAACTCCATATCACAGGAAAACGGGCTCGTTGAATGCAAAGTCATAGCAATTAACGACATCGGTGAAAAATACGAGTATCCGGAAGATGTCGTGTTTGAAATAAGGAGGAACGAGATCGAAGATTACTACCGTGCGGCTGATTATGTAAATAATTCAGATGCAGATGTCATCTGCCTGCAACACGAGTTCGGCCTTTACTGGGGAGATGCCGGAGACTACATATTCACATTACTGTCAAATATCAGCAAACCTGTGATAACAACACTGCATACGGTGATAAAAGACCCTGAGCCTTCTTATCGCAGCGTCACCCAGAAGCTCATTGAGCATTCGGACAAAATGATAGTAATGAGCAAAACAGCAAGGAAACTGCTCCGGGAAGTTTACAATGCGCCTGAAGAAAAGATCGAACTTATCTATCACGGAATCCCGGATTGTCCTTTCACAGGCTCTGAAGAACATAAAAAGGCGCTGGGCCTTCATGGGTCTCCCCTGATACTTACTTTTGGTCTCCTGAACCAGAACAAGGGGATAGAAACAGTCATCGATGCACTCCCGGCAGTGGTTGGAAGGAGCCCGGACCTGAAATACCTGGTACTGGGCGCAACCCATCCGGAAGTTAAAAGGAATTTCGGGGAAGCGTACAGGGAGTACCTGATGAACAAGGTCAGTGAACTGGGGCTTGAGAACAATGTGATCTTCCATGATAAGTTTGTCCAGAAGCGGGAACTTTATGAGTATATTCTTGCCAGCGACATTTACGTATCTCCTTACCTGCCTAAGGAACAGGTAGTCAGCGGCGCCCTGAGCTATGCCATCGGAATGGGAAAAGCAATTGTATCCACTCCTTACTGGTATGCCCAGGAAATGCTCATAGACGGGCGCGGCATGCTAGTGGATTTCAAGGATAGTGAAGGGCTCAGCACTTCGCTGATGCATCTGATAAGTAACCCGGAAGATTGCGATCAGATGCGCAGGAAAGCTTATGATTTCGGAAGACAGATGATATGGAATAACGTGGGCAAGGAATATGTCTCCGTATTCATGCAGGCGCTTGAAGAGTATACTGAACCGGCTCGCGCTATTGAAGCAGACTTTTTCCTGCAGCCTGAACAACTACCCAAGACCAACCTGGAGTATATGGTCTCCATGACAGACGATACGGGGATCTTCCAGCATACTCTCCTGGGAGTGCCAAGCCGCAGGCATGGCTACAGTACGGATGATGTGGGCAGAGGGCTGGTGGCACTCACAAGGGTCCTGTCTTCCGGGCAGCAGCAGATGAGCGAGATAAAAAGGCTGGCGACCATTTACCTCAGTTACCTGGAATATGCTCAGACCGAAAGCGGACATTTCCACAATTTTATGAGCTATGACAGGAAGTTCCTTGATGACAAAGGAAGCGATGACACTTTTGGCCGGGCACTCTACGGACTGGGCCATGCATGTGCCTGCCCCCAACTGCCACAGAACCTGAGAAGTCATGCGATGGAGATCATTCGCAGGTCCAGGCCAAGTATGGATGAAATCCATGCCCCCAGGGGAAAGGCTTACACCATGTGCGGCCTGTACGAAATGCTCAGTAAGGATATCGGGAAAGCCGAATTCTTTGCCATGTTCGTCAGCTATGCGGATTCCCTTGTCAACCTGTACAAAACTAACCGGTATGAAGATTGGGATTGGTTCGAGCCTGAAGTAACCTATGGTAATTCCAAGATATGTGAAGCCCTTATGCTTGCATACGACCTTACAGGGAAACAGGTATACAGGGACGTAGGGATAAAGACCCTGGATTTTCTCACGGATGTTCAGTGGAACGGGAAATTCTTCGATCTTGTCGGGTACAAGGGATGGTACAGGCGTAACGGGGAAAAGGCCCTGTTCGGACAGCAGCCCATTGACGCGGCCTATCTCACGGAAGCCTATATCACCGCCTACGAGATGACCCTTGACGAGAAGTATCTCCGGCTTGCAAATCGGGCCTTTGAGTATTTCTTTGGCAGGAACAGGCTTAAGCTTCTCATGTACGATCACTCCAGCGGAGCCGTATGTGACGGACTTGACCCGACAGGCATGAATGAGAACAAGGGCGCAGAGTCGGTTGTCTGTTTCATTATGGCCCTGGAACTGCTGGGCAGATATTCAGGCGATCCTGCCAGTATGCACCGCGAGACCGGCAGAGGACTGATGGGCGTCTATGAAAAGAAGGAGTTCTCGTCCAAGAGCCTGAGCTGA
- a CDS encoding glycosidase, producing the protein MEWEDRGELFKRYEKNPILRADDWPYPANSVFNPAAALVDGDTLLMVRVEDHRGFSHMTVARSENGYDDWVIDDHPTFPADPENYPEEQYGIEDPRITYIEEQDAWAVAYTAYSESGPLTGLAMTKDFRHFDRIGATLPPENKDAALFPVRFGGRWAMLHRPVSSISNAKSNIWISFSPDMKYWGEHQVLLYAREGGWWDANKIGLSPQPIYTDEGWLIMYHGVRATTSKISYRLGMALLDLGDPRKVICRSDGWIFGPRELYERTGDVNDVVFPCGWLRQNNEIRLYYGSADTYVSVATARLSDLLDYMRTRPRY; encoded by the coding sequence ATGGAATGGGAAGACCGTGGAGAGCTATTCAAACGATATGAGAAGAATCCGATACTCCGTGCAGATGACTGGCCCTACCCGGCCAATTCCGTGTTCAACCCGGCTGCGGCACTTGTGGACGGGGATACGCTGCTGATGGTCAGGGTTGAAGACCACAGGGGATTCTCCCACATGACAGTCGCCCGGAGTGAGAATGGTTACGATGACTGGGTGATCGATGACCATCCTACGTTTCCGGCTGACCCGGAAAATTATCCGGAGGAACAATACGGCATAGAGGACCCACGCATTACTTACATCGAAGAACAGGATGCCTGGGCAGTGGCATATACAGCGTATTCTGAGTCAGGCCCTCTGACCGGGCTGGCAATGACAAAGGACTTCAGGCATTTTGACAGGATAGGCGCTACCCTGCCTCCTGAGAACAAGGATGCAGCCCTGTTTCCCGTCAGGTTCGGCGGCAGGTGGGCAATGCTCCACAGGCCGGTCTCCAGCATATCAAACGCAAAGTCGAATATATGGATATCATTTTCTCCGGACATGAAATACTGGGGCGAGCATCAGGTCCTGCTCTATGCCCGCGAGGGAGGCTGGTGGGACGCGAACAAGATAGGCCTGTCCCCGCAACCCATTTACACTGATGAGGGCTGGCTTATCATGTATCACGGAGTGCGCGCCACTACATCAAAAATAAGCTATCGCCTTGGAATGGCGCTGCTGGACCTGGGGGATCCAAGAAAGGTAATATGCAGGTCGGATGGCTGGATATTCGGGCCCCGTGAACTCTATGAAAGGACAGGGGACGTCAATGATGTTGTGTTTCCCTGCGGATGGCTTCGCCAGAACAACGAAATACGCCTGTATTACGGAAGTGCCGATACTTATGTGTCTGTTGCCACTGCCCGATTATCTGACCTGCTTGACTACATGCGCACGCGTCCAAGATACTGA
- a CDS encoding glycosyltransferase codes for MRIAMLSPIAWTTPPKKYGPWEYIVSLLTENLVKKGIDVTLFATGDSSTAGKLVSVYPRPYEEDKEMNVKVYESLHISEVFERSDEFDIIHNHFDFLPLTYSGLVDTPVVTTIHGFSSRSILPVYKKYNKKTFYVSISDSHRCPELDYIATVLHGIEVENFPFNENPQDYILFLSRLDKFKGIKDAIEIAKKAGMKLRIAGFIPNMEYYEKEVKHLIDNEQIIYEGHIDPEFKRELLSNARALIHPVKFDEPFGLGIVEAFSCGTPVIAYNRGSMPELIKNGETGFVVNGIDEAVDALKKIDTISRKRCRETAEKNYSASRMADEYIKVYEKILEVRKTEEKRPWGYYKVLSEDPGFKVKTITVMPGEKISLQRHFHRSEHWFVVEGEGIVDEDKQRFKVEDGDSVDIPTNAVHRIMNTGDEKLTFVEIAKGDQIEEEDIERLEDEYGRV; via the coding sequence ATGAGAATAGCTATGTTATCTCCGATTGCATGGACCACACCACCTAAAAAATATGGTCCGTGGGAATATATTGTGTCTCTGCTAACGGAGAATCTGGTAAAGAAAGGTATAGATGTAACCCTGTTCGCAACCGGGGATTCAAGTACTGCAGGAAAGTTAGTTTCTGTTTATCCCAGACCTTACGAAGAAGATAAGGAAATGAATGTGAAAGTCTATGAGAGCCTTCACATATCAGAGGTTTTCGAGAGGTCCGATGAGTTCGATATAATCCATAATCACTTCGACTTCCTGCCACTCACATACAGCGGGCTTGTGGACACGCCGGTGGTCACGACCATACATGGCTTCTCCTCAAGGTCCATCCTGCCGGTCTATAAAAAATACAATAAGAAGACTTTCTACGTGTCCATCAGTGATTCCCACAGGTGTCCTGAACTGGATTACATTGCCACGGTACTTCATGGCATCGAGGTGGAGAACTTCCCCTTCAACGAGAATCCGCAGGACTACATCCTCTTTTTGTCACGTCTTGATAAGTTCAAGGGCATAAAGGATGCAATAGAGATAGCAAAGAAAGCCGGGATGAAATTAAGGATAGCGGGCTTCATACCTAATATGGAATATTATGAGAAAGAGGTCAAACACCTTATAGATAATGAGCAGATCATTTACGAAGGACACATAGACCCGGAATTCAAGAGAGAACTGCTGTCCAATGCCCGCGCCCTTATACATCCGGTAAAGTTCGATGAGCCTTTCGGACTGGGGATAGTGGAGGCTTTTTCCTGCGGTACGCCTGTGATCGCCTATAACCGGGGCTCAATGCCCGAACTGATAAAGAACGGAGAGACCGGGTTTGTGGTAAATGGCATTGATGAGGCAGTGGATGCGCTGAAAAAGATAGACACGATATCCCGGAAGAGATGCAGAGAGACAGCTGAGAAAAATTATTCTGCCAGCAGGATGGCCGACGAGTACATCAAGGTCTACGAAAAGATACTCGAGGTGCGTAAAACCGAAGAGAAGCGGCCCTGGGGTTATTATAAGGTGCTGTCAGAAGATCCGGGTTTCAAGGTCAAGACAATTACAGTGATGCCAGGCGAAAAAATATCCCTCCAGAGACATTTTCACAGGAGTGAGCACTGGTTCGTGGTCGAAGGGGAAGGAATAGTTGACGAGGACAAGCAGCGCTTCAAGGTAGAGGACGGGGATTCCGTGGATATCCCTACAAATGCCGTTCACAGGATCATGAATACCGGCGATGAGAAGCTCACTTTTGTGGAGATAGCAAAGGGTGACCAGATAGAAGAAGAAGACATCGAGAGGCTTGAGGATGAATATGGAAGGGTGTAA
- a CDS encoding DUF6951 family protein → MPTTVNVNSSICGFTHRITGKLEGKNIIIDIESPCAKIKKMSHMEVPMMETMDIKDNYVMEKAQEAQCTPICIVPSGVLHVCRMETGMLSKSLSRKNERVSIEFNEV, encoded by the coding sequence ATGCCAACAACAGTTAACGTAAATTCATCTATATGCGGCTTCACTCACAGGATAACCGGAAAGCTCGAGGGCAAGAATATAATCATTGACATCGAGTCCCCCTGTGCCAAGATAAAGAAGATGTCCCACATGGAAGTACCCATGATGGAAACAATGGACATCAAGGATAACTATGTAATGGAAAAGGCACAGGAAGCCCAGTGCACGCCTATCTGCATTGTGCCTTCCGGCGTACTGCATGTATGCAGGATGGAAACAGGAATGCTGTCAAAGTCCCTCTCCAGGAAGAATGAAAGGGTCAGCATAGAGTTCAATGAGGTCTGA
- a CDS encoding carboxymuconolactone decarboxylase family protein, protein MKMLEEFFPEFTEKLDEIDKLYAEKRPVDEKTYQFLCFALSIKARSKPCVLKHFKGALEAGATVKELTYILALTMREAAGADDCWTHDVIGDWKEILKGNVCCSCAGDEEK, encoded by the coding sequence ATGAAAATGCTTGAAGAGTTCTTCCCGGAATTCACGGAAAAGCTTGATGAGATAGACAAGCTCTATGCTGAGAAAAGACCTGTTGATGAGAAGACATACCAGTTCCTGTGTTTTGCACTTTCCATTAAGGCAAGGTCAAAGCCCTGCGTCCTCAAACACTTCAAAGGGGCACTGGAAGCAGGCGCAACAGTCAAGGAGCTCACCTACATACTTGCACTGACCATGAGGGAGGCAGCAGGTGCTGATGACTGCTGGACCCATGACGTCATAGGGGACTGGAAAGAGATACTTAAGGGCAATGTCTGCTGCTCATGTGCAGGGGATGAGGAGAAGTAA
- a CDS encoding DMT family transporter, whose amino-acid sequence MSTAPKKAYIELISGSVIFGMLGLFVDRLEAVPTLSLIFYKQFFGVLTLLVFIIAAGKLSMVMPRRKKKYLLLLGLINTATLLTYFICIRYTSFSVAILLLYTAPMYVTLLSPLTVKEPITRKGLVALALSLAGLLFIVDLGAAADGFSNGGEYLIGVTAGVLSGFVFGCEIIIIRYLKDDYSSVAQLFWYTLIGVVLLFPFGAGISQPVLIDNIGMLVFFGAVNTALAALLYVSGISQIKAQTGSILALIEPVSGIFFDYTILHTPLYLNTIIGCVFILLGAAVAVLEKSPRVFGKYFKLQV is encoded by the coding sequence ATGAGCACTGCGCCCAAAAAAGCTTACATCGAGCTGATATCAGGCTCGGTGATATTCGGGATGCTGGGACTATTTGTTGATCGGCTTGAGGCTGTTCCCACCCTTTCGCTCATCTTCTACAAGCAGTTCTTTGGCGTACTTACTCTTCTGGTATTCATTATCGCTGCAGGGAAACTCTCTATGGTAATGCCTCGCAGGAAAAAGAAGTACCTTCTGCTGCTTGGTCTCATAAACACCGCCACTTTGCTCACATATTTCATATGCATCAGGTACACCAGTTTTTCTGTTGCGATACTCCTGCTCTATACGGCGCCTATGTATGTTACCCTGCTCTCTCCGCTGACCGTGAAAGAGCCCATAACCCGTAAAGGGCTGGTGGCGCTGGCATTGTCCCTTGCCGGACTGCTTTTCATTGTGGATCTGGGAGCTGCAGCCGATGGTTTCAGCAATGGGGGAGAATATCTCATTGGAGTTACGGCGGGTGTTCTGTCCGGTTTCGTTTTTGGTTGTGAGATCATAATCATCCGCTACCTCAAGGATGATTACAGCAGTGTGGCACAGTTGTTCTGGTATACTCTCATCGGGGTGGTGCTGCTCTTTCCTTTCGGGGCAGGGATATCGCAGCCTGTGCTTATTGACAACATTGGCATGCTTGTGTTCTTTGGCGCTGTCAATACGGCGCTTGCGGCACTGCTCTACGTCAGCGGCATATCCCAGATCAAAGCGCAGACCGGCAGTATCCTCGCACTTATCGAGCCTGTAAGCGGCATCTTCTTTGATTATACCATACTTCATACGCCCCTTTACCTGAATACGATAATAGGGTGCGTCTTTATTCTACTGGGCGCAGCTGTTGCGGTGCTGGAGAAAAGCCCGCGGGTCTTCGGGAAGTATTTCAAGCTGCAGGTGTAA
- a CDS encoding small ribosomal subunit Rsm22 family protein, producing MTEKEIISALKYVSRMRPEFMLSEMRNYIKSEVSLQDIHRAVQPVLADLGLDAIPADGDYRIVRAPKGNIELTAAEVEKNGMFFRSPAVSRKLERIVEQYIEKKTGKSWDDPVILERIRKAVLSQKADYWKEGRSRKITYEKGYDVVGYLAYQFPVYFVQFQHILYGMAKEGLLKTRMKILDVGSGPGTVPLAITDLYNRLDDHRATIYSVEMFDENIEAYRFIVPQYAGIKSRISVEEPIKADIGKLDTDLLPDKLDLVVFSNVLNEIRGMAIEEKAELVKKISDRLAQDGNIIIIEPADKVNSTEARKLALALKARGLGIYSPCSFIWGTGCNPTECWSFEQQQDIEPTRLMRKMTECEEPYRYLNTDIKYTYVILRRDRLTKVRFRVPPKAKFARLSKLAIHTGKRINVVCSLMSGDLGDEKYSLYKICDGTSVKQVYAVLPAGSVTEDNELLRKAAYGSVITIENVLVKYNEATDSYNLLVGKGTMVSLVEE from the coding sequence ATGACTGAAAAGGAGATAATATCCGCACTGAAGTATGTCTCACGCATGAGACCCGAGTTCATGCTGTCCGAGATGCGTAATTATATAAAAAGTGAGGTATCCCTGCAGGATATCCACAGGGCTGTACAGCCCGTGCTGGCGGACCTCGGACTGGATGCCATCCCTGCGGATGGGGACTACAGGATAGTCAGGGCACCAAAGGGCAATATAGAGCTCACTGCAGCGGAAGTGGAAAAGAACGGGATGTTCTTCCGGTCCCCTGCCGTTTCCAGGAAGCTTGAAAGGATAGTGGAGCAATATATAGAAAAAAAGACCGGGAAAAGCTGGGACGATCCTGTTATCCTTGAACGCATACGCAAAGCAGTGCTCTCCCAGAAAGCAGACTACTGGAAGGAGGGCAGGTCCCGGAAAATAACGTATGAAAAGGGCTACGATGTTGTCGGATACCTTGCTTACCAGTTCCCGGTATATTTCGTCCAGTTCCAGCATATCCTGTACGGCATGGCAAAGGAGGGCCTGCTGAAGACCCGCATGAAGATACTGGACGTTGGAAGCGGGCCCGGCACGGTGCCTCTTGCCATCACCGATCTGTACAACAGGCTGGATGACCACAGGGCAACGATCTATTCAGTGGAAATGTTCGACGAGAACATAGAAGCTTACAGGTTCATCGTCCCGCAGTATGCCGGAATAAAATCAAGGATAAGCGTGGAAGAGCCTATAAAGGCTGATATCGGGAAGCTTGACACTGATCTTCTGCCTGATAAGCTTGACCTGGTGGTGTTCTCCAATGTCCTCAACGAGATCAGGGGGATGGCTATCGAAGAAAAGGCCGAGCTTGTTAAGAAGATATCCGACAGGCTTGCCCAGGATGGGAATATCATTATCATCGAGCCTGCCGACAAGGTGAACTCAACTGAAGCAAGGAAACTGGCCCTGGCGCTCAAGGCACGGGGTCTTGGGATATACAGCCCCTGTTCCTTTATCTGGGGTACAGGATGCAATCCCACGGAATGCTGGAGCTTTGAGCAGCAGCAGGATATCGAGCCCACAAGGCTCATGAGAAAGATGACCGAATGTGAAGAGCCGTACAGGTATCTCAATACCGACATAAAATACACATATGTCATCCTGCGCAGGGACAGGCTTACGAAGGTAAGGTTCAGGGTGCCCCCTAAAGCCAAGTTCGCGAGATTGTCCAAGCTTGCGATCCACACAGGCAAGCGCATTAATGTTGTCTGTTCACTGATGTCCGGCGACCTGGGCGACGAGAAGTACAGCCTCTATAAGATCTGCGACGGCACTTCAGTAAAACAGGTCTATGCCGTTCTTCCGGCAGGCAGTGTGACAGAAGACAACGAACTCCTCAGGAAGGCTGCTTACGGGTCTGTCATCACGATAGAGAATGTGCTCGTCAAGTACAACGAAGCCACTGACTCCTATAATCTGCTGGTGGGAAAAGGAACCATGGTAAGTCTTGTTGAAGAATGA
- a CDS encoding VOC family protein — translation MPTVVHMDIPTDNVERARNFYSDLFGWEFSKAGDMEYYLIRTRGLNGKRASAEEWDSEERLIRGS, via the coding sequence ATGCCAACTGTTGTACACATGGACATACCAACGGATAATGTGGAGCGTGCAAGAAACTTCTATTCCGACCTGTTCGGGTGGGAATTCAGCAAAGCGGGAGACATGGAGTACTATCTCATCCGGACCCGAGGCCTGAATGGCAAGAGGGCATCGGCGGAGGAATGGGACTCAGAGGAGCGCCTGATCAGAGGATCCTGA